The genomic segment GATAAAAGCTTCATAAGCAGCGATAGTTGCAGAAAGTGCAATTTGTTGCACACAGCTCCGTCCTGTGGCATTATTACCATCCAAAATATACAACGAATCCAGTATACCCTGTATATCATCGATAGTGCAGCTTGTATCGGCAGCTCTCCGCCTGATGAGGAGGCGGGTTTCTTCATCGAAGACCTCTTGATATTTCTTCTCTTCCCAGTCGATACTCTCGGACATAAGAACGATTATAGAATTTTTCACCGTTGAATGCAATATACCACGCGGCAAATGACATCAAACATATAGAAGGGCATCCCTAAAAACTCGATTGAATTTTTAGGGATGCCCTTAGAGTGTGAAACATTGAGCATAGTACCTCGATGCAAAGCATCAGAGGTGTTGATTCATGCGGAGCATTAGGCATTCAATCAATTTGATGTCTGGTATCGTTCTTCCCGCCGTGAAACAATAAGCGTTCCGACAACATCACCTGTTACGTTGATGCAGGTTCTTCCCATATCAAGCAGTGCATCGATTCCGAGAATCATCGCATAGGCTGCCGCTACGGCAGAACCTTCAGTGAGTTTTAAACCGCAAGAGTCGAGCACCATCAGCAGCATAATAGCTCCCGACCCCGGAACACCCGCAGTACCGACCGCTGCCAATGTTGCCGTAAGCACAACGGTAACCTGCTGTGAAATACTCAGCGGAGAGCCGATTGCATAGCCGATAAACATCGCGCAAACACCGAGGTAGATGGCGGTTCCATTCATATTTATTGTTGCGCCGAGCGGCAGTGTAAATGAAGAAATACTGCGCGGAATCCCCAAATTTTCTTCCGCCACGCGCATGGTAACCGGCAACGTTCCCGATGACGAACGGGTTACAAAAGCGGTAATCATAATCTCGTGAATCTTTTTAAAAAAGGTTATCGGAGAAACCTTCGATGCGGTAAGAATAGCGCCGTACACCACAATCGTCTGTACTACAAAGCCGAGATAGGCACAGAGAGTAACCATTAAAAGAGGTCCTATCGCCTGCGGGCCTTGCTGGGCAAATACGATCGAAATTAAAACGAATACACCAATCGGTGCATATTGCATAATTCCGCCGACGATTTTATACATTGCCTCAGCCGCCCCGTTACAACCGTAAAACACCGTATCACCGCTTTTACGAAGTAACTCGTCTTTGGAACCACGGACAAAAGAAACAGCAAAACCGAATAGCATTGCAAATAATATGATGGGCAGCATATCTCCTTGAGCCAACGCCTCCATCGGATTGGTTGGGATCATTTTTAAGAGAATTTGATTCATTGCAGGCGCTTCGCTAATCTTCGCCTTTGCAGCTGCCGAACCGATGACCGAAAAACCGAAGCCAGGACGCAGCAGATTAGCAAACACAAGCCCGACGAATACGGCAAGCGCACTGGTTAATAAATAGTAGATAATGATTTTAATACCGATCCGTCCCAATTTTGCCGGTTCGATACTGGCCGAACCGCAGATAATCGAAAACAGGACAACCGGTACGACAATCATTTTCAGCAGCCGGATAAATATATCACCGAAAAACTTCGTATAGGTAACGTAAGGCTGCACCGCATGGGGAAAGAAGCCGAGAATAATACCGGTAATTGCACCGAGTATAAGAGCAGCAAGAATTCGCTTTAAAAGATTGGAATCCAGATACAACCTTAATACATTTTTTCTCATCATGAGCCTCCTTTAATTACAACGGGATAGCTCTAAAAACGGAAGATGTGAGGTAAACAGCCTAAGCGGTACAGTGCGTAGGTTGAAGTCATAATATAGAAAAAGTCACAGATGACATCTGCTATTGCACCAATGCCGCTTTGAACATGAAATGCACGGGCACATTTTCCGTCCAAAAAATCACTTACGGCAATACCCAAGGATAAGCAGAGATAATAAATACCGCGGATAGTTCCCGTTGTTATTTCCATATAAGCAAAGACGGATAACGGTATTCTGGATAATGTTAAACAATTAATCAGCACAAACGCTGCATATTTTTTTCCGGCAGTATACATATTTTATGTCCTTATTTTATTGAATGAATATTATTTAATATTCATTCATTTCTACGCGCCAAAAATGAAGCTTCTCTCCGGTTAACGAGGCAACCTTATTTGGTTGCCGAAGTTATACCTTTTATAAAGTACTGTACGAATGTCTGGAGCGTTTCGTTATATCCTTCAAACTCATGCCCGGTAACATGACAATCAATATAATAGATAAAGTCAAATACTTTTAATACTTTACCGATGAGATCAGGCGCGATTTTTTCTTTTTGCAATCGTTTAGAAACCGTTTCTTGTAAAAACCGATAAAATGAATTATTCTCTCTTCCGGTTTGTGAATAATAATAATCGTGCAACATTTTTGAAACGGAACCGTTATTCCACTCAATTAAAATATTATTGTTCATAATATTTTTAACCGTATATGCAAAAAACTGCCCAATAAGCTGTTCTATATCCCCTTCCCAATTAATTTCTTGTACAAACCGGTTCCTTACCGCTTCATTTTCAGCAATATACACTTCTAAAAAAATTGCTTGTTTTGAAGGATAATAATTGTAGAACGATCCTACTGCTACCCCTGCCTTTTTTGCAATCTGTGCAATATTGGTATTTTTATAACCGTTTTTTAAAAATAAAAAATGGGCAGCGGATTGCAGCTTTTCTTTTTTATCATCCATATCGCGATACCATCCTGAATGAATATTTTATAATATTCATTCATAGTATAGTCATTATTGACGAATGTGTCAATAATAACGTAGGGCATCTTCTAAAAATCTATACCTGAGTTTTTAGAGATACCCTGTCGATATTCCCATTCCAAGACTGTCAAGATAAGCTATCAAAGTTGAAATTTTGATATCCTTGCGTTTTTCTATTTTTGAAACGGATGATTGCGTAAAATGTATCATTTCCGATTGATAAAAATTCAGCTTTGTTCCTCGTCTGCGCTCTGCGTCGGGATTGCTAATCATTACCAATAACAAATGTCATACGCCAATATGATATTGCACACCTTTTTTTAGATTGGACAAAAGTGTACAATACGCATATCTGAATTGATGGAAAGGAAAATGGTTGATGGGACAGCCGAATCGGCGAGGAGAATGTATGAGTACACCGGTATTGTCGGTAAAAAATCTGGTTAAGCGGTATAAAGAAAAAATCGCATTGGATCATTTTAATTTGGATGTTGCAAAAGGAGAAGTGCTTGGGCTGTTGGGGCCGAACGGCTGCGGTAAGACAACAGCAATCAACTGCATCCTTTCGCTGTTAAAGTACGATAAAGGTGAGATCAGGATTTTTGATGAGTCGATGCGTCCCGACGCTTTTGCAATAAAACGGAAAATCGGCCTTGTACCGCAGGAAGTATCCGTCTATTACGATTTTACCGTTAAACAAAACATCGACTATTTTTGCGGACTGTACATCGATAACAGAGCCGAACGAAAAAAACTGGTAAAGGAAGCAATCGACTTTGTCGGTCTTAACAACTACGAATCGTATAAAGCGAAAAAGCTATCCGGCGGATTATTACGGAGGCTCAATATTGCCTGCGGCATTGCGCATAAGCCGGAACTCATTTTTTTGGACGAACCGACCGTTGCCGTCGATGCGCAGAGCAGAAACTTTATTCTTTCCGGTATCAGAAAGCTGGCGCAAAACGGCAGCACCATTGTGTACACCACGCACTACCTTGAAGAAGCGGAACAGCTCTGCGATCGGATGGTGATTATGGATAACGGGCGAGATATTGCAAACGGTACCTTTGACGAGTTGAAAGACCTTATCCGCACCAGCGAAAAAGTTGTCGTTGAGTTTGTCGGTCTGCACGATACCGCTGACAGCATCATGGAAGCATTGAAAACCATTCCGCACGTAACCGGCGTTGTACAAAACGGTTCGGAATGGCTAATCACCTTTGAAAACTCCATCAACAACTTAAACGAACTGATCCTCTTTATCAATAAACGGCAGCTCGCATATCGCAAGTTGTATTCCGAACGTCCCAGCCTCAGCGACATTTTCTTAGAGCTTACGGGAAAGGAGCTGCGGGACTGATGAATTTTTTACGCGAATTAAAGTACACGGCAATTTCGATGATCTCGACGGTGCAAGGAATGTTTTGGACAGTAGCATATCCGATCCTGTTATCGTCGCTATTTTTTGTGATCTTCTCCGCCATCAGTACACGGGGATTAAGTACCGCTATAAACACCGGCGTTACCAAAACAAATCCCCATCGAGTCATCCTTAATTTTATTCCGATAGTGCATGTTATCTCGATGGAACAGGATGCTGCCGATGCCGCTTTGCGCGAAGGCAGTATTCAAGTGTTTATCGCAGACGATTTATCGATCAGAATATACAAAGACGGTACCGCACAGACAATCGTTAAAAATATAGTAGAGCAGATAAAGCAAACCGATGCGCTCGGTATCCCGATAACGCCTTCCGTTTACCGGAAACGGTTCATCGACAGTAAGGATGAACAAAACAATTCGATGATGATTTTATTCTACTCGCTTTTGGCGATGGTCTCCATTTACAGTATGTTCGGTGCAATATCCATCCCCGAACGCATGCAGGCAAATATTTCAAAATTAGCGGTAAGAATGTCCGCAGCGCCTATCAAGCGGTTCAGGATATATCTTGCCGGCGTTCTTTTCTTTGTCTGCTTTAACCTTGCATCGAATCTTTTATACATCGGCTATGTTATGCTTGTGTTAAAGATTAACCTCATCACGGATTTTGCGGTAACGGTTCCGCTGTTGATGTATGCAAACCTATTCGGAACCGCTTTCGGTCTGTGCATCGGTTCAATTCCAAAACTGACGGTAAACACAAAAGTGATGATAGGTGTGTTCAGTTCGCTTTTTCTTTCTTTTTTATCGGGCATGATGAGCGTCAGTGTTAAAACCGCGTTGGATGCTTCGTTCCCACTTCTTAGCAAGATAAACCCCATCGCGCTTTTTACAGATACGTTATACAACATCAATATCCTGCACGAATACGATTTAGCGCCGTTATTTTTTATTGTGTACTCAGGATTTATCGCGCTGTTTTTAAGCATTGCATTCTTTAATGCGCGGGAGGTACAGTATGACAGTCTATAAGCATTTTTTGCAGATGATATGGCAGCGGAAAATCGGCACCGTCATCTTTCTTGCTATCTTTTTGTCTCTGTGTTTTGTAAGGCTGCAGCCGGAAAGCAGGAATGCGCACGGTTTTTCCGAAACGCGGCTTACCGTTTGCATTGCAGATCAAGATCATTCACCGCTTTCGAAGCAGCTGACCGCCTATTTGCAAACAAAACACACGGTTACGCTTTTGGACGGTTCCGGTTTAAGCGATGAAGCGCTTTTGAAAAAAGTTAGGAAGGATATTTCCGTCGGTTTGATCGATGCGGAACTAATTATCTCCGAAGGGTTTGAACAGAAAACAGAATTAGGACAAAAAGGAATCATCAGCATTAAAGACGGCAGACGGGCGGCAGCGTTCTATATCGATTCACAGATACAAACCTTTTTACGCTTTGCACTTTCAACAAAGGAAGCAACGGGGGCTTTCGACTTTGAAAAAGTACGAAACGCGCTTGCGGTACGAACCGAGGTTATCAAGGTGAACCGAGAGGAAGACACATCGACTGCCGCAGGGCTTAAATATTTTTTCAATTTTCTGGGATGGGCGATATTCTCGTTGATTATCAATTCCATCGGCTGGGCGCTGTTTGAATTAAATAACGAGCGGCTGAGAATCCGCACGGCC from the Treponema vincentii F0403 genome contains:
- a CDS encoding dicarboxylate/amino acid:cation symporter, with product MMRKNVLRLYLDSNLLKRILAALILGAITGIILGFFPHAVQPYVTYTKFFGDIFIRLLKMIVVPVVLFSIICGSASIEPAKLGRIGIKIIIYYLLTSALAVFVGLVFANLLRPGFGFSVIGSAAAKAKISEAPAMNQILLKMIPTNPMEALAQGDMLPIILFAMLFGFAVSFVRGSKDELLRKSGDTVFYGCNGAAEAMYKIVGGIMQYAPIGVFVLISIVFAQQGPQAIGPLLMVTLCAYLGFVVQTIVVYGAILTASKVSPITFFKKIHEIMITAFVTRSSSGTLPVTMRVAEENLGIPRSISSFTLPLGATINMNGTAIYLGVCAMFIGYAIGSPLSISQQVTVVLTATLAAVGTAGVPGSGAIMLLMVLDSCGLKLTEGSAVAAAYAMILGIDALLDMGRTCINVTGDVVGTLIVSRREERYQTSN
- a CDS encoding CDP-alcohol phosphatidyltransferase family protein, coding for MYTAGKKYAAFVLINCLTLSRIPLSVFAYMEITTGTIRGIYYLCLSLGIAVSDFLDGKCARAFHVQSGIGAIADVICDFFYIMTSTYALYRLGCLPHIFRF
- a CDS encoding TetR/AcrR family transcriptional regulator; translation: MDDKKEKLQSAAHFLFLKNGYKNTNIAQIAKKAGVAVGSFYNYYPSKQAIFLEVYIAENEAVRNRFVQEINWEGDIEQLIGQFFAYTVKNIMNNNILIEWNNGSVSKMLHDYYYSQTGRENNSFYRFLQETVSKRLQKEKIAPDLIGKVLKVFDFIYYIDCHVTGHEFEGYNETLQTFVQYFIKGITSATK
- a CDS encoding ABC transporter ATP-binding protein — protein: MSTPVLSVKNLVKRYKEKIALDHFNLDVAKGEVLGLLGPNGCGKTTAINCILSLLKYDKGEIRIFDESMRPDAFAIKRKIGLVPQEVSVYYDFTVKQNIDYFCGLYIDNRAERKKLVKEAIDFVGLNNYESYKAKKLSGGLLRRLNIACGIAHKPELIFLDEPTVAVDAQSRNFILSGIRKLAQNGSTIVYTTHYLEEAEQLCDRMVIMDNGRDIANGTFDELKDLIRTSEKVVVEFVGLHDTADSIMEALKTIPHVTGVVQNGSEWLITFENSINNLNELILFINKRQLAYRKLYSERPSLSDIFLELTGKELRD
- a CDS encoding ABC transporter permease, whose translation is MNFLRELKYTAISMISTVQGMFWTVAYPILLSSLFFVIFSAISTRGLSTAINTGVTKTNPHRVILNFIPIVHVISMEQDAADAALREGSIQVFIADDLSIRIYKDGTAQTIVKNIVEQIKQTDALGIPITPSVYRKRFIDSKDEQNNSMMILFYSLLAMVSIYSMFGAISIPERMQANISKLAVRMSAAPIKRFRIYLAGVLFFVCFNLASNLLYIGYVMLVLKINLITDFAVTVPLLMYANLFGTAFGLCIGSIPKLTVNTKVMIGVFSSLFLSFLSGMMSVSVKTALDASFPLLSKINPIALFTDTLYNINILHEYDLAPLFFIVYSGFIALFLSIAFFNAREVQYDSL
- a CDS encoding ABC transporter permease; the protein is MTVYKHFLQMIWQRKIGTVIFLAIFLSLCFVRLQPESRNAHGFSETRLTVCIADQDHSPLSKQLTAYLQTKHTVTLLDGSGLSDEALLKKVRKDISVGLIDAELIISEGFEQKTELGQKGIISIKDGRRAAAFYIDSQIQTFLRFALSTKEATGAFDFEKVRNALAVRTEVIKVNREEDTSTAAGLKYFFNFLGWAIFSLIINSIGWALFELNNERLRIRTAVSPVSNMRLAFENFAAQLTVVVLLLAVLIAFAALIYRQTIRTLPLASYTLNAAVYAAVVLSAVFMLNAALKKGAVMGIVGTVLPLSLAFISGIFLEQGLLPKSITTLAQVFPTYYYVRANSFTERMLRPDWNNIGMQLLFLLLYFTLGVYFSKLNRVRNKIEFVQK